One genomic window of bacterium includes the following:
- a CDS encoding MarR family transcriptional regulator, with the protein MELFNRYGLSASEGHVLLTVAEAGRISPSIVANRLGVGRSRLTPLAQALVDKGFVTRNESSADRRVRDLTLTHDGRQIAHDAAKFRLEFHQRLLEGLPDSMRERMIETLYALHERMNTVRCELLEPSHNGHGTS; encoded by the coding sequence ATGGAGCTCTTCAACCGCTATGGGCTTTCAGCCAGCGAAGGACATGTACTCTTGACGGTGGCTGAGGCCGGCCGGATTTCGCCGTCCATCGTAGCCAACCGTCTGGGAGTGGGGCGAAGCCGTCTCACGCCGCTGGCGCAGGCGCTGGTGGACAAGGGTTTCGTGACACGCAATGAGTCGTCCGCCGACCGCCGGGTCCGCGATCTGACCTTGACTCATGACGGACGGCAGATCGCCCATGATGCCGCCAAGTTTCGTCTGGAGTTCCATCAGCGTTTGCTGGAAGGACTTCCCGATTCAATGCGGGAGCGAATGATCGAGACGCTTTACGCGCTCCATGAGCGGATGAACACGGTGCGCTGCGAGCTGTTGGAACCGTCGCACAACGGCCACGGGACATCCTGA